In a single window of the Chitinophagaceae bacterium genome:
- the fabD gene encoding [acyl-carrier-protein] S-malonyltransferase, protein MKAFVFPGQGAQFTGMGKLLYDTSPASKTIFDKANEVLGFELTKVMFEGEESALKQTKITQPAVFTHSIAAYSSVSRNIKPDMVAGHSLGEFSALVANKTLEFEDALKLVYKRALAMQEACELEPSTMAAIIGLDDNIVVEVCNSISDEIVVAANFNCPGQLVISGSLKGIDAACEKLKEAGARRAMILNVGGAFHSPLMEPARVKLEEAILKTHFSKPECPVYQNYTATAVSDPAEIQKNLIAQLTAPVKWTQSVEQMLADGATEFMEIGPGKVLQGLIRKVSRDVNVGGVQ, encoded by the coding sequence ATGAAAGCTTTTGTTTTCCCGGGTCAAGGGGCACAGTTTACCGGAATGGGTAAATTACTTTATGATACTTCACCGGCTTCTAAAACTATTTTTGATAAAGCCAACGAAGTACTGGGTTTTGAGTTGACGAAGGTGATGTTTGAAGGTGAGGAAAGCGCTTTAAAGCAAACAAAAATTACGCAACCTGCGGTATTTACACATTCAATTGCAGCCTATAGTTCAGTTAGTAGAAATATTAAACCGGATATGGTTGCAGGACATTCGCTGGGTGAGTTTTCTGCTTTGGTTGCGAATAAAACCTTAGAGTTTGAGGATGCTTTGAAACTAGTCTATAAAAGAGCGCTGGCCATGCAGGAAGCTTGTGAATTAGAACCTTCTACTATGGCTGCCATAATCGGACTTGACGATAATATAGTTGTTGAAGTCTGTAATTCTATCAGCGATGAAATAGTTGTGGCTGCAAATTTCAATTGCCCCGGACAGCTCGTAATCAGTGGTTCGTTAAAGGGAATCGATGCTGCCTGTGAAAAACTAAAAGAAGCCGGAGCCAGAAGAGCTATGATATTAAATGTAGGTGGTGCTTTTCACTCACCACTGATGGAACCGGCAAGAGTGAAACTGGAAGAAGCAATTCTTAAGACACATTTTTCTAAGCCTGAATGTCCCGTATATCAAAACTATACAGCTACTGCTGTTTCTGACCCTGCAGAGATTCAAAAAAACTTAATTGCTCAGTTGACTGCTCCGGTAAAATGGACACAAAGCGTTGAACAGATGCTTGCAGACGGTGCAACAGAATTTATGGAAATTGGTCCCGGAAAAGTTTTACAGGGATTAATACGAAAAGTTTCAAGAGACGTTAATGTAGGTGGGGTACAATAA
- a CDS encoding DUF255 domain-containing protein, which produces MRTLFLVFFSLIVWQLNASNNESQDESINWLPIQEALEKNTANPKKIFIDVYTDWCGWCRRMDQNTYSHPFIIEYINKHFYPVKMNGEMKEPITIGDQVYRFVESGRRGYHELPATLLQGRMSYPSIVFLDENNDLLQPIPGYREPNALHMFLQYFGENYYKTVDWEEFEENFESPIK; this is translated from the coding sequence ATGCGTACATTATTTTTAGTATTTTTCTCTTTGATAGTTTGGCAACTTAATGCCTCTAATAATGAAAGTCAGGATGAATCAATAAATTGGTTGCCCATCCAGGAGGCACTTGAAAAAAATACAGCAAACCCAAAGAAAATTTTCATTGACGTTTACACGGATTGGTGCGGCTGGTGCCGTCGTATGGACCAAAATACATACTCTCATCCGTTTATTATTGAATACATAAACAAACATTTTTACCCGGTTAAAATGAACGGTGAAATGAAAGAGCCGATAACAATTGGAGATCAGGTATATCGCTTTGTAGAGAGTGGCAGAAGAGGGTATCATGAACTTCCGGCAACTTTATTACAGGGAAGAATGAGTTACCCGTCCATCGTTTTTTTAGATGAAAATAATGACCTTTTACAACCTATACCGGGTTATCGTGAACCCAATGCTCTCCATATGTTCCTTCAGTATTTTGGAGAGAATTATTATAAAACAGTTGACTGGGAAGAATTTGAAGAAAACTTTGAATCTCCAATCAAATAG
- a CDS encoding 6-carboxytetrahydropterin synthase, with product MVYLTRRETFNAAHKLFNPKWSEEKNRSVFGKCANTNWHGHNYQLFVTVKGTPDPDTGFIINVKELGTLIKEKVIDKLDHRNLNMDVPFLDGIMPSTENLVIAIWKELELNIKGCSLHSVKLYETENIYAEYFGE from the coding sequence ATGGTTTATTTGACGAGGCGCGAAACCTTTAATGCAGCACACAAACTTTTTAATCCTAAGTGGTCAGAAGAAAAGAACAGAAGTGTTTTTGGCAAATGTGCAAACACAAACTGGCACGGTCATAATTATCAATTGTTTGTAACTGTAAAAGGAACGCCTGACCCGGACACGGGGTTTATCATAAATGTGAAAGAGTTAGGAACTCTCATAAAAGAAAAAGTGATTGATAAATTAGATCATAGAAATTTGAATATGGATGTTCCATTTTTAGATGGAATCATGCCTTCTACCGAAAATTTGGTAATCGCCATTTGGAAAGAACTGGAGCTGAATATTAAAGGCTGTTCACTACATTCCGTTAAGCTTTATGAGACAGAAAACATATATGCAGAATATTTTGGAGAATAA
- a CDS encoding T9SS C-terminal target domain-containing protein has translation MKFFITLLSAGLLMSQTMSAKVIFDKVYGESTCYNDAFDILALDNNQFLVSGADFCPHSNTERQTNQFVIDNEGEILHHFQNSDINGLVRKTPDNHLIYAGGNSAGLNYDTVVITKTDLVGQEIWTTPIYFNSCLNNVWDVQVLDNNQIIVAGTYTFTGCTNPLYDSYVSLLDENGNILWNYRHEGPLNDQLYSIRQTPDGGFVAAGWTSSVSGGLNEKLLIKIDANGSEEWVRTFSGDNNHYYAYGLTITPDGSIISIGYTDKIKVMKTDAYGISIWENTYGEACGGIYFQTLLTKDGGLAFLANKNTGNGCRSVLFKTSKDGDLYWEKAWDARLRSVIEKNDGSFMLAGSKDHLPNAYVVHFDSLKFLSTYTSDDLNDKNLSDKNLQNENNDNTFTHIDESNLSNAAYYENKLDEEVISNVEMENAENNSFQISLYPIPAESYLQVEFNKNIATSLSVYNFQGQRIFEHDIRNVSEFTINRNSLPAGQYLLIIKDNKNRLHTERFIFR, from the coding sequence ATGAAATTTTTTATTACACTACTCAGCGCAGGTCTTTTAATGTCTCAAACAATGTCTGCAAAGGTCATTTTTGATAAAGTTTATGGCGAAAGTACTTGCTATAATGATGCTTTTGATATACTGGCTCTTGATAACAACCAATTTCTGGTTTCAGGAGCTGATTTTTGCCCACACTCTAATACGGAGAGGCAAACAAATCAATTTGTGATTGACAATGAAGGAGAGATTCTTCATCATTTTCAAAATTCTGACATCAATGGATTAGTAAGAAAAACACCCGACAATCATTTAATTTATGCCGGTGGAAATTCAGCCGGATTGAATTATGACACTGTTGTAATTACCAAAACCGATTTAGTTGGACAGGAAATATGGACTACACCTATTTATTTTAACAGTTGTCTGAATAATGTTTGGGATGTTCAGGTTTTAGATAATAATCAAATCATAGTTGCCGGTACATATACCTTTACCGGATGTACAAACCCACTTTATGACAGTTATGTAAGTCTTTTAGATGAAAATGGAAATATTTTGTGGAACTATCGTCATGAAGGTCCGCTTAATGATCAGCTTTACAGTATCAGACAAACTCCGGATGGCGGTTTTGTTGCAGCCGGCTGGACATCTTCTGTTAGCGGCGGGTTAAATGAAAAACTCCTGATAAAAATCGATGCGAATGGCTCAGAAGAATGGGTGAGAACATTTTCAGGAGATAACAATCACTATTATGCTTACGGGCTGACAATCACTCCGGATGGCAGTATCATTAGCATTGGATATACCGATAAAATAAAAGTAATGAAAACAGATGCTTACGGAATAAGTATCTGGGAAAATACCTATGGCGAAGCTTGTGGCGGAATCTACTTTCAAACACTCCTAACTAAGGACGGCGGGCTGGCATTTCTGGCAAATAAAAACACCGGAAATGGCTGCCGCTCTGTTCTTTTCAAAACAAGCAAAGATGGCGACCTTTACTGGGAAAAAGCCTGGGATGCAAGGTTGAGAAGTGTTATTGAAAAAAATGACGGAAGCTTTATGTTAGCCGGTTCAAAAGACCATTTACCCAATGCCTATGTGGTACATTTTGACTCTCTTAAGTTTCTTTCTACTTATACTTCAGATGATTTGAATGATAAAAACCTAAGTGATAAAAATTTACAAAACGAAAATAATGACAACACATTCACACACATAGATGAATCAAACCTTTCTAATGCAGCATACTATGAAAATAAATTGGATGAGGAAGTGATTTCAAATGTTGAAATGGAAAATGCTGAAAACAATTCATTTCAAATAAGTTTATATCCAATTCCGGCAGAAAGCTATTTACAAGTTGAATTTAATAAAAACATCGCTACAAGTTTAAGTGTCTATAACTTTCAGGGGCAAAGAATTTTTGAACATGATATCAGAAATGTGAGTGAGTTTACCATTAACAGGAATAGCCTCCCTGCCGGTCAGTACCTTTTAATCATAAAAGACAATAAAAACAGATTACACACGGAACGATTTATATTCCGCTAA
- a CDS encoding NifU family protein, which produces MVENADILERVERSLDTMRPYLKKDGGNVEVLELTEENILKVRLVGACETCPQSYFTMKAGIEEAVKKAVPEIHSVVAVNMTKPNL; this is translated from the coding sequence ATGGTAGAAAATGCAGACATATTGGAACGTGTAGAACGTTCATTAGATACCATGAGACCCTATCTTAAAAAAGATGGTGGAAATGTCGAGGTATTAGAACTTACCGAAGAAAATATTCTTAAGGTTAGATTAGTAGGTGCCTGTGAAACTTGCCCGCAAAGCTATTTCACTATGAAGGCAGGTATAGAAGAAGCTGTCAAAAAAGCCGTTCCTGAAATCCATTCAGTAGTTGCTGTAAATATGACTAAGCCCAATTTGTAA
- a CDS encoding iron-sulfur cluster carrier protein ApbC codes for MNITKDQVLEALSTVHDPDLKKDLVYLNMIEKIQIEGNKLSFTVVLTTPACPLKEQIEADCRKAISTLISPDLDVSIEMTARVTTPRKDLNLLPGVRNIVCVASGKGGVGKSTVAVNLALALARKGAKVGIIDADIHGPSIPIMFGLKGERPAIQKIENKHYILPIEKWGVKILSIGFLIDERQSVVWRGPMVSSALRQFVTDVIWGELDYLLLDLPPGTGDVHLTIAQTLPITGAVIVTTPQDVALADAQKGISMFRMESINIPVIGVVENMSYFTPKELPQNRYYIFGKGGGRRIAEEFDTNFLGEIPLVQSIREGGDFGAPVVLEKENPTAEAFMNLGENVARYISILNAEKKEVKQV; via the coding sequence ATGAATATCACAAAAGATCAAGTTTTAGAAGCATTAAGTACTGTACACGATCCTGATTTAAAGAAAGATTTGGTCTATTTAAACATGATTGAGAAAATACAGATTGAGGGTAACAAACTTTCATTTACCGTTGTGCTGACTACTCCCGCTTGCCCGTTAAAGGAGCAGATAGAGGCAGATTGCAGGAAAGCTATTTCTACATTAATAAGTCCGGATTTGGATGTTTCTATAGAAATGACCGCCAGAGTTACTACACCGAGAAAAGATTTAAATTTATTACCGGGAGTTCGTAACATCGTTTGCGTAGCATCCGGTAAAGGCGGAGTGGGGAAGTCCACTGTAGCAGTAAATTTAGCTTTGGCACTTGCCAGAAAGGGTGCTAAAGTCGGAATTATTGACGCAGATATTCATGGCCCGTCTATACCTATTATGTTTGGACTAAAAGGGGAGCGACCTGCCATTCAGAAAATTGAGAATAAACACTATATTTTACCTATTGAAAAATGGGGCGTTAAAATTTTATCCATCGGTTTTTTAATCGATGAAAGACAGTCTGTTGTTTGGAGAGGGCCTATGGTTTCTTCAGCTTTAAGACAGTTTGTAACAGATGTAATTTGGGGCGAATTAGATTACTTATTGCTGGATCTGCCTCCCGGAACCGGTGATGTTCATTTAACCATTGCTCAAACATTACCTATAACCGGTGCTGTTATAGTGACAACCCCTCAGGATGTTGCTTTAGCAGATGCTCAGAAAGGTATCAGCATGTTCAGAATGGAATCTATTAATATTCCTGTAATTGGAGTAGTAGAAAACATGTCTTACTTTACACCTAAGGAATTACCGCAAAACAGATATTATATTTTTGGTAAAGGAGGCGGTCGAAGAATCGCCGAAGAGTTTGATACAAATTTTCTTGGAGAAATTCCGTTAGTACAATCCATCAGGGAAGGTGGAGACTTTGGAGCTCCTGTAGTTTTGGAAAAAGAAAATCCAACAGCAGAAGCTTTTATGAATTTAGGTGAAAATGTAGCCAGGTATATTTCAATTTTAAATGCTGAAAAGAAAGAAGTAAAACAAGTATAA
- a CDS encoding 30S ribosomal protein S1 produces MTEKNLENQNFEQEESNKDKNPASAEEKSPKSDEKQEQAHKEDPVTNDAGEGKKSETEETPTEDKSEEPSKEVAAEESSKEEKVEETVSAEDSTEEKKAETEEPAEVTEEKVAVAHDDYDWDAEDESKLDYTKGEFKKLEDMYTDTLVEINDNEIVKGSIVGVTENDVILNIGFKSDGLVSKSEFRDLDEIKIGTDVDVYVVRKEDERGQLLLSRKNAKLVKAWDTIVESYEKELVVEGKVISKTKGGLIVDVLGMETFLPGSQIDVKPILDYDSFVGKTMEFKVVKINETIKNAVVSHKALIESDIEEQRAQIISTLEKGQVLEGTVKNLTDFGAFIDLGGVDGLLYITDISWGRINHPNEVLELNETINVVVLDFDDEKKRISLGLKQLQDHPWDTLDKELEIGSTVKGKIVNIEDYGAFLEIIPGVEGLVHISEVSWSYQPVNSKEFFKLGDAHEAKVMTIDREERKMSLSIKRLKPDPWENVDTKFPPGSKHTGEVKNITPYGVFIELDEGIGGMVHISDLSWTKRYNHPSEVTKVGDKIEIVVLEIDEENRKLSLGHKQIEEDPWDAFEEVFPVGSMHEGSVQKKDDKGAIVLLPYGLEGFCPIKHLKKEDGTTPADEEVLNFVILEFDRNNKRILVSHSKFWGEQKNEEMKQKEVEVQKEQKVTKQKVQKMNKQTEKSTLGDLEALNELKEKMDTQSKEAAKSKLETAAKKKAKAADAEEKEADDDAEKTSDSEAEKKADSKAEKKEDKKEKDTDSDESK; encoded by the coding sequence TTGACTGAAAAAAATTTAGAAAACCAAAACTTCGAGCAAGAAGAGTCTAACAAAGACAAAAACCCTGCTTCTGCCGAAGAGAAATCTCCAAAAAGTGATGAGAAGCAAGAGCAGGCTCATAAGGAGGATCCGGTAACAAATGATGCCGGTGAAGGGAAAAAAAGTGAAACTGAAGAAACTCCAACCGAAGACAAATCAGAAGAGCCATCAAAAGAGGTAGCTGCTGAAGAATCTTCAAAAGAAGAAAAAGTTGAAGAAACTGTTTCTGCTGAGGATTCTACAGAAGAAAAGAAAGCTGAAACTGAAGAACCTGCAGAGGTTACTGAAGAGAAAGTTGCAGTAGCTCACGACGATTATGATTGGGATGCTGAAGATGAGTCTAAGCTTGATTACACCAAAGGTGAATTCAAAAAGCTTGAGGATATGTATACCGATACACTCGTTGAAATCAATGATAACGAGATTGTAAAAGGTTCTATAGTAGGAGTTACAGAAAATGATGTTATTCTTAATATTGGTTTCAAATCAGACGGTTTAGTTTCAAAATCTGAATTCAGAGATTTAGATGAAATCAAAATTGGAACTGATGTTGACGTATATGTTGTTCGTAAGGAAGACGAGCGCGGACAACTTTTACTTTCCAGAAAAAATGCGAAACTTGTAAAAGCATGGGACACTATAGTAGAGTCTTATGAAAAAGAATTAGTAGTTGAAGGAAAAGTAATCAGTAAAACAAAAGGTGGACTTATTGTTGATGTGTTAGGAATGGAAACATTCTTACCGGGATCACAAATTGATGTGAAGCCTATTTTGGATTACGATAGTTTTGTAGGTAAGACAATGGAATTTAAAGTTGTTAAAATCAACGAAACGATTAAAAATGCCGTTGTTTCTCACAAAGCACTTATTGAAAGCGATATAGAAGAGCAAAGAGCTCAGATTATCTCAACACTTGAAAAAGGACAGGTACTTGAAGGTACGGTTAAAAACCTTACTGATTTTGGTGCCTTTATCGATTTAGGTGGAGTAGATGGTCTATTATATATCACTGATATTTCCTGGGGTAGAATTAACCACCCGAACGAAGTATTAGAGCTTAACGAAACCATTAATGTTGTTGTTCTTGATTTTGACGATGAGAAGAAAAGAATTTCTCTTGGTTTGAAGCAATTACAAGACCATCCATGGGATACTTTAGATAAAGAATTGGAAATTGGCTCAACCGTAAAAGGTAAAATAGTTAATATAGAAGACTACGGAGCTTTCCTTGAAATTATTCCGGGTGTTGAAGGTTTAGTCCATATTTCAGAAGTTTCCTGGTCATACCAGCCTGTAAACTCAAAAGAGTTTTTCAAGTTAGGCGATGCTCATGAAGCTAAAGTAATGACAATAGACAGAGAAGAGCGTAAAATGTCATTAAGCATTAAGCGTCTGAAGCCGGATCCATGGGAGAATGTTGATACGAAATTCCCTCCGGGTTCCAAGCATACCGGAGAAGTGAAGAATATCACACCTTACGGAGTATTCATTGAATTGGATGAAGGTATCGGTGGTATGGTTCATATTTCTGATTTGTCATGGACAAAGCGCTACAATCACCCTTCTGAGGTAACTAAAGTAGGTGATAAGATCGAAATTGTAGTTCTTGAAATAGATGAAGAAAACAGAAAACTATCTTTAGGACACAAGCAAATCGAAGAAGATCCATGGGATGCATTTGAAGAAGTGTTCCCTGTAGGTTCTATGCACGAAGGTTCTGTTCAGAAAAAAGATGATAAAGGTGCTATTGTCTTATTACCATACGGTTTAGAAGGCTTCTGCCCGATTAAGCATCTTAAAAAAGAAGATGGAACCACACCGGCTGATGAAGAAGTGCTAAACTTTGTTATTCTTGAATTTGACAGAAACAATAAGCGGATTTTAGTTTCTCATTCAAAATTCTGGGGCGAACAGAAAAATGAAGAGATGAAGCAAAAAGAAGTGGAAGTTCAAAAAGAGCAAAAAGTCACCAAACAAAAGGTTCAAAAAATGAACAAGCAGACTGAAAAGTCTACTTTAGGTGATCTTGAAGCATTGAATGAACTTAAGGAAAAGATGGATACTCAAAGCAAAGAAGCTGCAAAATCTAAGCTTGAAACAGCTGCCAAGAAAAAAGCGAAAGCGGCAGATGCTGAAGAAAAGGAAGCAGACGACGATGCTGAGAAAACATCTGATTCTGAAGCAGAAAAAAAGGCTGATTCGAAAGCTGAAAAAAAAGAAGATAAAAAAGAAAAAGACACTGATTCAGACGAGTCTAAGTAA
- the folE gene encoding GTP cyclohydrolase I FolE, with amino-acid sequence MKENPKNYKKIDVYNEGQTDYLADLYEKIIKSLGEDSSRDGLIKTPERIAKAMQFLTQGYQMDPAKILESAVFDEDHNEMVVVKDIEVYSLCEHHILPFFGKAHVAYIPNGKIVGLSKIPRVVDVFARRLQVQERLTTQIIECIVDVLKPQGAAVVIEAQHLCMMMRGSQKQNSQTTTSAFRGEFMNQATRTEFLNLIR; translated from the coding sequence ATGAAAGAAAATCCCAAAAATTACAAGAAAATAGATGTTTATAATGAAGGACAAACGGATTATCTCGCTGATTTATATGAAAAAATAATTAAAAGTTTGGGAGAAGATTCTTCCAGAGACGGCCTGATTAAAACACCCGAAAGGATAGCTAAGGCCATGCAATTTCTTACTCAGGGATATCAAATGGATCCGGCCAAAATTTTAGAAAGTGCCGTTTTCGATGAAGACCATAATGAAATGGTTGTGGTAAAAGATATTGAAGTTTATTCACTTTGTGAACATCATATACTTCCTTTTTTTGGTAAGGCTCATGTGGCTTATATCCCTAATGGGAAAATAGTTGGTTTAAGTAAAATTCCTAGAGTAGTGGATGTTTTTGCAAGACGACTGCAAGTTCAGGAACGATTAACTACTCAAATTATAGAATGTATAGTAGATGTTTTAAAACCACAGGGAGCAGCTGTAGTTATTGAAGCTCAGCATCTTTGTATGATGATGCGTGGTTCTCAAAAGCAAAACTCTCAAACAACCACATCGGCCTTTAGAGGAGAGTTTATGAATCAGGCAACCCGAACCGAATTTCTTAACTTAATCAGATAA
- a CDS encoding TonB-dependent receptor encodes MKKRHIISFLFSILFFAVSSSLSAQNSIQIKGEVNHLLYNEQLIGAHIILSDKEKETVVKAMLTGESGNFNFSIDSTGLYKLEISYLGLQGFDTILDIQNYQQINLGQISLSPNLELGEIEIVAEVQPQVMRGDTTEFNAAAFKSDRDASAGDLIRKMPGIVIENGEVQAQGESVRRVLVDGEEFFGDDATIVLQNLPADMIERVQVYDRESDQSRFTGISDGNEEKTINIITRKDMSTGQFGRVFGGYGTDNHYIAGGTTNIFQGQRRISFIGLSNNINQQNFDSEDLTGVVSPQSQNQRGGRGGRGGRGRGGDSGNFRIGPTPGNSRIHSLGVNYTDRWGDNIKVSGSYFVNHTNNVNNRIINRDYLFGEGQGLIYDEVFNSESDNLNHRFNSRIEYTITERSSLIFSPGVSFQNLNSSSILQNSSMQNNELISESENLRSNQFNALNMNNSLLFRHRFEKERRTFSLNISQQFNNRSGEGTTDFYNIPEGDSDSLVILNQENTSFSRRQTYSFNFAYTEPITERSTLQFNYRPRFSLNNSEQETFNIETDETVALDSNLTNLYESVYESHLGGVNYSFNDSLWNFSVGMNYQWAQLKGEQRFPQLESVSQDFQSFLPSVRFRYRLSRNMNLNLNYSTQTNEPSVNQLQNVIDNSNTLLLSAGNPSLVQSYRHNVNLRFNRNMPETSRSFFVFMNFNKSQNFIGNETVFANADTIVDGDIFLPAGVQLSRPQNLDGQMSFRIFVNYSMPVKFLKSNFSINSGLQINRTPTLFNGNSFFTNRQTLSSGFSFSSNISQQLDFFVGYSAQYNLVDNNTPNALSNNYFSQNTRANIKWVSDSGLNLSAEVNHLFYNASAADFTNSYLLLNANIGYRFARNGAAEVKLGVFDILNSNNSYQRTASELYVQESQNSVLNRYFMLTFSYMFRNFSAA; translated from the coding sequence ATGAAAAAAAGACACATAATTTCCTTTTTGTTTTCAATCCTGTTTTTTGCAGTATCAAGTAGCTTAAGTGCTCAAAACTCCATACAAATAAAGGGAGAAGTAAATCATTTACTATACAATGAGCAATTAATAGGCGCACATATAATCTTATCGGATAAAGAAAAAGAAACTGTTGTGAAAGCAATGCTTACTGGCGAAAGTGGAAATTTTAACTTTTCTATTGATTCTACCGGGCTTTACAAACTGGAAATTTCTTATCTGGGATTACAAGGTTTTGATACTATACTGGATATCCAAAACTATCAGCAGATTAATTTAGGTCAGATATCGTTGAGTCCAAATCTTGAATTAGGTGAAATAGAAATAGTAGCTGAAGTACAGCCACAAGTCATGCGGGGTGATACTACAGAATTTAATGCTGCTGCTTTTAAATCAGACAGAGACGCTTCTGCCGGTGATTTAATCCGAAAAATGCCGGGAATAGTTATTGAAAACGGAGAAGTGCAGGCACAGGGTGAAAGTGTAAGGAGAGTTTTAGTAGACGGAGAGGAATTTTTTGGAGATGATGCTACTATAGTTTTACAAAATCTGCCGGCTGATATGATTGAAAGAGTTCAGGTTTATGACAGAGAGTCAGATCAGTCGAGATTTACAGGTATTTCTGATGGAAATGAAGAAAAAACGATAAACATTATTACCCGTAAAGACATGAGTACCGGTCAATTTGGACGTGTTTTTGGAGGTTATGGCACCGATAACCATTACATAGCCGGTGGCACAACTAATATTTTTCAGGGGCAAAGAAGAATCTCTTTCATTGGCTTGTCAAATAATATAAATCAGCAAAATTTTGATAGTGAAGACTTGACCGGAGTGGTTTCACCCCAATCTCAAAACCAAAGAGGTGGCCGTGGCGGAAGAGGAGGTAGAGGCAGAGGTGGAGATTCGGGAAATTTCAGAATTGGGCCGACTCCCGGAAACTCAAGAATACATTCATTAGGCGTAAATTATACCGATAGATGGGGAGATAATATCAAAGTTAGTGGCAGTTATTTTGTGAATCATACTAATAATGTAAACAATAGAATAATTAACAGAGACTACCTATTTGGTGAAGGGCAAGGATTAATTTATGATGAAGTTTTTAACTCGGAAAGTGATAATTTAAATCATAGATTCAATAGCCGGATTGAATATACAATTACTGAAAGAAGTTCATTGATTTTTAGTCCGGGTGTAAGCTTTCAAAACTTAAACTCCTCAAGTATTTTACAAAACAGCAGTATGCAAAACAATGAATTGATCAGTGAAAGCGAAAATTTAAGATCTAATCAATTCAATGCGTTAAACATGAATAATTCTTTACTTTTCAGACACAGATTTGAAAAAGAAAGAAGAACGTTTTCATTAAACATCAGTCAGCAGTTTAACAACAGATCCGGTGAAGGAACAACTGATTTTTATAATATTCCCGAAGGAGATTCAGACAGTTTGGTGATTTTAAATCAGGAAAATACCAGCTTTAGCAGAAGACAAACCTATAGTTTTAACTTTGCCTATACAGAGCCGATTACAGAAAGAAGCACATTACAATTTAATTACAGACCCAGATTTTCATTGAATAATTCTGAACAAGAAACTTTTAATATTGAGACAGATGAAACCGTTGCCTTAGATTCAAACTTAACTAACCTTTACGAAAGTGTTTACGAAAGTCATCTCGGTGGTGTGAATTACAGCTTTAATGACTCTTTATGGAATTTTAGTGTGGGCATGAATTATCAGTGGGCTCAATTAAAAGGAGAGCAGCGTTTTCCTCAGTTGGAAAGCGTTAGCCAGGACTTTCAAAGCTTTTTACCTTCGGTTCGTTTCAGATATCGCCTGAGCAGAAATATGAATTTAAATCTAAACTACAGTACCCAAACCAATGAACCCTCAGTTAATCAACTGCAAAATGTAATTGATAACAGCAATACTTTATTGCTTAGCGCAGGAAATCCTTCTTTGGTTCAGAGCTACAGACATAATGTAAATCTTCGTTTCAATAGAAATATGCCTGAAACATCCAGAAGCTTTTTTGTTTTTATGAACTTTAATAAAAGTCAGAATTTTATAGGTAATGAAACTGTTTTTGCAAATGCGGATACCATTGTTGATGGTGATATTTTTCTGCCTGCCGGTGTGCAACTCAGCAGACCTCAAAACCTGGACGGACAAATGAGTTTCAGAATATTTGTTAATTATTCTATGCCGGTAAAATTTTTAAAAAGCAATTTCAGCATAAACTCCGGCCTACAAATCAACAGAACCCCTACCCTGTTTAACGGAAATAGTTTTTTCACAAACAGACAGACATTATCTTCGGGATTTTCATTTTCAAGTAATATCAGCCAACAGCTAGATTTCTTTGTTGGATATAGTGCACAATACAATCTGGTTGATAATAATACACCTAATGCTCTTTCTAACAATTATTTTTCACAAAATACAAGAGCAAATATCAAATGGGTTTCTGACAGTGGATTGAATCTTTCAGCTGAAGTAAACCACCTTTTTTATAATGCCTCTGCCGCAGATTTCACAAATTCCTATCTATTGTTAAATGCCAATATCGGATACCGTTTTGCCAGAAATGGAGCCGCAGAAGTTAAATTAGGGGTATTTGATATTCTCAACAGCAATAACAGTTATCAGAGAACTGCTTCTGAATTGTATGTACAGGAAAGTCAAAACAGTGTGTTAAATCGCTACTTCATGCTTACATTTTCCTACATGTTCAGAAACTTCAGTGCAGCATAG